The stretch of DNA AGAGAAGAAGTCTCTTATCTTGCCAACATAAGCGTGACTTACTCGCCCGGTGATATGTTCAAACCCTCAACAAACTTATCCAGCGTATCAATGGAGAAATTTCGCTCTCCGCACTCTACTGCCCCAGTATAAGCACCGTCCAAGTTAGAACGTTCAGCCAACAGTCGATTATGACCTTTTTGTGCTTCATAGGCGGCAAATTGTAAAGCAATAGTCTTAAATTAAATTTTTCACCGTCACTTATGGTAGGGTTCACCGTAACGTCTAAAGAGCGAAATTTAAAGGCACCCGTTTGGGTGCCCTATGGTCCAATGCCTATATGTTTCTATCCAATTGGCTTATCAATGCCAATGCCTCTTCATGATCAGGCTCAACTTCCAATAATTTTCTGACGTACGTCCATGCATCTTCTTCGATCTCTAACTCGAAACAACAAATGGCCAGACAATAATATACCGTCGATACGACCTCATCTAGGTTTTGCTGTACCGATATTTCCAAATACCGTTTGGAGTGTTCATACATCCCCATTTCAAACAGAATCAGTCCGGCGTCAAGCGCAAGATCATAACGCTGTTCCATGACATAGTACGATGACCACATCTGCTGGATGCCCCTCAACAGGTCCTTCTTTTCATCGTCGTCTACATCCGGCAACAAACTGGATATCTGCTTCAGGCTCTGAATAAAAAACTCTGCATCATATCCGCCCAAACGCCAAAAGCTTAATAATTCCTGCATTCCCATGCTCTCTACATGACGATCTATCCATACCTTCATATTAAAAAAATCGTCCGGACCAAAACGTTCAATACATCGACGGTAAGCTAACCTCGAATTTACATATTCCATTGGTTTGTCCAAATGGAGAATACAGCCGACATTGATATTTTTATAATGGTGCGGAGGAAATAACGCCATGGCTCCCCTTTGCTCAAAGAAATATTGAATCGCATGATAGTTCGCCGTCAAAGAAAAGCTTCCATGCAAGATCAACTCCGGCGGCTCTGCAAATTTCCATTGATCCAGCAAGTGATCCCCTTTGTCAGCCGATATCAATAAGAATCCCGCCTGCGATAAAAGATTCAATCGCTCTAAACAAGTTAATCCAGCAGCAGGAAACAAAATGTGTGAGTCTTCCAGGTGCTCCTGATAGGTAGAAATCACATCGCGGTAAGGATACGTTTCTTGTTCGTATTCGGGTGCCCGCCGGTGCTCATAGCGTAAATTTATTCGTTCTAACGATTCTGATGGTTTTAGCGACTCCAAATGCTCGAGACCGTGGATACAAACGTCGGCTTCATAAATTTTTCCGTCACCTACATAAATCAACTCTTGCGGAATGCTGTCAAAAAAATAGTTCGCAATGATGATTAACGGTTGCTTTAAATCCCTTTCACTAATCGTTGTGCCTGATACAACGAGATTCAGTACAGTATCATGAACGGCATCGTACCTCGCAAAATC from Paenibacillus sp. CAA11 encodes:
- a CDS encoding helix-turn-helix domain-containing protein, with product MAERSNLDGAYTGAVECGERNFSIDTLDKFVEGLNISPGE